From the genome of Streptomyces sp. NBC_00523:
GACTCCGCACCGTGCTGGACCACCACGTCCAGCACGGTGGCGGTGATCAGGGGGAGCAGCCATATGGGGCTGTGCTTCACGGTGAAGAGGACGACGGCGAGGGCGAGCCGCCCCCGGTCCGGGCGGAGGAGGAGTGCGAGGGTGCGGACCGGGTGTTCGCCGCGGTAGCGGTGGTCCAGGTGGTCGAAGGGTGCCAGGGATTCGGCGGAGGGTGGGGATACCGCTTTCTGCATGACACCATCCCAACCCGCGACCGATGCCCGGGGCAACTGTGTTCCACGTATGGGACAGGGTGCCTTCGGCGGTACGGAGGCGGTCAGCGCACGGGGACCTCGGCAGGCCGCGGCTCCGGTGCCGGTTCCTCGCGGCGGGGGCGGCCCACCGTGGCGATCGCGCTGGTGACGAGGCCGGCCAGCAGCCCCCAGAACGCCGAACCGATGCCCAGCAGCGTCACGCCCGAAGCGGTGGCCAGGAAGGTGACGGCGGCCGCCTCGCGCGACGCCTTGTCGGCGAGAGCGGAGGCCAGTGAGGACTCGATGGTCGCGAGCAGCCCGATTCCCGCGACGGCCATGACGAGTTCGTGCGGCATGGCCGTCAGCAGCGAGGCGACGGTCGCGCCGAGGAGCCCCACGCACAGGTAGAAGAACCCCGCCCACACCGCCGCCAGATAGCGCTTGTCGCGGTCCGGGTGCGCCTCGTCCCCCGTGCAGATCGCGGCTGTGATGGCGGCGAGGTTGAGCCCGAAGGCCCCGAAGGGTGCCAGCACGGCGTTGGCCGCGCCGGTCCACGTCATCAGGGGAGACACCGGCACGTCGTAACCGGAACCCCGCAGTACGGCGACCCCGGGCAGGTTCTGCGAGGCCATGGTCACGACGAACAGCGGTGCGCCGACGCTGATCAGCACCTTCCAGTCGAACTCGGGCGCGGTGAAGACCGGTGTGGCCAGGGAGAGCCGGACCTCGCCGGTCCGCCAGCCCCCGGTGAACAGGGTGGCCACCACGCCCGAGGCCAACGCCAGCAGCACCGCGTAACGCGGCAGCAGACGGCGGCCCAGCAGGTAGACCACGAACATCGGGAACGCGACCGCGAAGCTGTGGTGCATGGTGCTGAACAGGCCCGTGCCGAACCTCAGCAGCACCCCGGCGAGCAGTGCGGCGGCCAGCGGGACGGGGATGCGGTTCATGGCCCGGGCGAACCACCCGGTGACACCGCTCACCACGATGAGCAGCGCCGAGAAGATGAACGCGCCGACGGCCTGCGCCATCGACACCCCGCTCAGACCCGTCGTCAGCAGGGCCGCGCCGGGCGTCGACCAGGCGGTCACGACCGGTGCCCGGTGACGCAGCGACAGACCGGCGCAGGTGCAGGCCAGTCCGACGCCGAGCGCCAGCATCCAGGAGGAGATCTCCCGCGCGTCCGCCCCCGCCGCCTTCGCGGCGGTGAAGACCAGTGCGGCGGAGCTGGTGACCCCGACCATGACGGCGATCACCCCGGCCGCCACGGCGGAGGGAGGTGCGGCCGAACGTATGCGGGTCAACGCGGACATGAGTGTGCCACTTCCGGGAAGCTGCCGGGCGTTCCGTATACGGAACGTTCTGTTTGTGGAACACTAGGGACGCGGGCCGGTGCCCGTCAACCGGATGGGCGAGCGAGCGGACGGCGATGGGGCTGAACGAGGACGTCGGGCGCAGGCTGCGGGCCCTGCGGCACGGGATGGACGTGTCGCTCTCGGAGCTCTCCCGCCGCTCCGGGGTCGGCAAGGGCACGCTCTCGGAGCTGGAGAGCGGCCGGCGCAACCCCACGCTGGAGACCCTGTACGCCCTCACCACCGCCCTCGGCCGCCCCCTCAGCGCGGTACTGAGCGACCCCTTGCCGGACGGCGCCCCCTCCGGGCAGCCGGCGGGCGTGTCGGGCAGCGCCGTCACCGCCGTGCTGATCGAGCGGTACGAGGACGGGGAAGCGGTCACCGACGTGTTCCGGGTGACCATTCGCGCCGGGGCGGTCCAGGAGTCGGAGGCCCATGTGCCGGGTACGTCCGAGAGCCTGATGGTGCTCGCCGGCACGGCCGTCGTCGGGCGGCCGGACGATCTCAGCGCCGTGGGGCCCGGGGCCTCCGCCCGGTGGCGGGCCGACGTGCCCCACGTCTACAGCGCGCCCGACGGCGACGTGCAGGGAATCCTCTTCGTGCGCTGCCCGGTCAGCCCGCGCCGAGAAGGTTGACCAGGCGGATGTAGCGGACCCAGTCCCAGTTCGGGCCGGGGTCGGTGTGGTCGGTGCCCGGGACCTCGACGTGTCCGAGGATGTGGGCCCGGTCCTTGGGAATCTTATAACGGTCGCAAATATTGGCCGTGAGCAGCGCCGACTGCTCGTACATGGAGTCGGTGAAGTACGCGGGCTGGTCCACCCAACCCTCGTGCTCGATCCCGATGCTGCGGGTGTTGTAGTCCCAGTTCCCCGCGTGCCAGGCGACGTCCTTCTCCCGCACCATCTGGTTGACGTACCCGTCGCCCGAGCGCACCACATAGTGCGCGGACACCTGCTTCGCCGGGTTCTGGAAGATGGACACCGTCTTGGAGAACGTCTCCTGGGTGACATGGATGATGACGTACTGGACGGGGTACGCCGAAGGGCGCGAAGAGACCGTGTAGTTGGACGTCGAAGCGGGAACCCAGTGCCCCGCCGGGTAGTCCGTGGCACCCGTCGTCGCGGCCGCGGCGCGGACGGAGGGGGGAAGCAGCGCTCCCACCGCCGCCACCGCGGCGCCCTGAAGGATTCTTCTGCGTTCCATGCGAACTCCTGTGGGGGTGAGACGGGCAGGGATACGGAAGGCGCGGCGTCGAGTGCGGCCCCACGGTACGGGCGCCGCGCAGGTCGCGGAAGACGGCAGGAACCCCAAATCCTGTTCATACAAGGGGTGTTCAGGCGGAGCCGACCCGTCGTCAGACGCCTTGCGCCTCCGCCCAGGCGGCCGCCGGGTCGTCATCGGACGGCCCCGCCGGGAACCACTGACCGTTCTCCTTCCGGTACGGATACCAGCGCCCGTCCGGTCCGTAGCGGAGTTGGAGGCCGCCGTCCGCCGACGTCCAGCGGTTGCGCTCGGCCCGCAGCCGGGGCGCCTCGTCCTCCTCCCACGCCTCGGCCAGCCGGGTCCTGGCCCGGGCCAGCGCCTCGCCGTCCAGGGGCCGGTCCTCGTCGAGCACGGCGAGCGCGGTCGCCCCACCGTACCGCCAGGCCGCGGCCGCGGCGGGGAGCCCGGCGCGCGTCCTTCCCGCGCCGCTCGCAAGCCGGTGGACGATCCACGGCTCCGGGCGCGCGTCGGCCGCCAGCCTGACCGCGTCCTGGCGCACCGTCAGCGCCTCGGGCACCGGGCGCCCTTCATGACCGGGCGTCAGGGCGTCGGCGAACATCCGGTACGCCCGGGCCGCCGCGTCCCGCGCCAGCATCTCCAGCGCCGTCGGGTCCACCCCCGCCTCCGGGTCGGTCTCCGTGTCGAGCGAGGGGGCGGCGCCGGGCTCCCCGGGAAGCTCGGGAGGTGCCGGAAGTGCGGGCAGGATGGAGCCGGCGGCGTACGCCTGCTCCGCCGGTACGCCGGACACGCCCGGGTCCGGCACCGGCTCCTCGGCCTCGGCCGTGGCGTCCGGGGCACCGGCCGTCGCCGCGATCCGCTCCTGGAGCCCGTCCAGCAGCATCCGTTCGCCGCGCCCCCGCATCAGCAGCAGCACGAACGGGTCCTGGTCCAGGAGCCGCGCCACCTGGTAGCAGAGCGCGGCGGTGTGCGGGCAGTGGTCCCACGCCTCGCATGTGCACCGCGGTTCCAGGTCGCCGATCCCCGGGAGCAGATCCATCCCGGCCGCCGAGGCGTCCTCGACCAGGTGCGGAGGCATCTCGCGGTCGAGCAGCGCCGCGATGTGCCCCGTCCGCTCGGTCGCCATGCCGAGGAAACGGTCCCACTCCTGCTCGTCCAGCTCCTGGAGCAGCACATCGCTGCGATACGTACTGCCGTCCCGCTCACGCACCACCGCCGTGATCCGGCCCGGCCGTACGGACACGGCGCCGACCCCGCCCTCCCGTGCCACACGGCGCCCCGCCTTCAGCTGCCGCAGGTCCAGAGCGGTGTCCTCCAGCGCCTTGAGCCACGCCTTTCCCCACCAGGAGGCGGCGAAACCGCGGCCGGGCGCCGGGGGCAGGGCGGCGAAGGTGCGCTCCTGCGCGGCCACCCCGTCCTCCCGCCCGTCGCCACCGTCGGTGAACTCCTCGGCCTCGTATCCGTCGCTCATCGCGTCCCCCCTCGAAGCTCCACCAGATCGGCCAGTTCCGCGTCGCTGAGCTCCGTCAGGGCGCTCTCCCCGGACCCCAGCACCGCGTCGGCCAGCCCCTGCTTGCGGGCGAGCATGTCCGCGATCCGGTCCTCGATCGTCCCCTCGGCGATCAGCCGGTGGACCTGCACCGGCTGGGTCTGCCCGATCCGGTACGCGCGGTCGGTGGCCTGCGCCTCGACCGCCGGGTTCCACCAGCGGTCGAAGTGCACCACGTGACCGGCCCTCGTCAGGTTGAGACCCGTGCCCGCGGCCTTCAATGACAACAGGAACACCGGTGCCTCGCCCGCCTGGAACCGGTTCACCATCTCCTCCCGCGCGGCGACCGGAGTGCCGCCGTGCAGGAACTGCGTGCCGATGCCGCGTGCCGCCAGGTGCCGTTCGAGGAGCCGGGCCATTCCGACGTACTGCGTGAACACCAGCACCCCGGCGCCCTCCGCCACGATGGTGTCCAGGAGTTCGTCCAGCAGTTCCAGCTTCCCCGAGCGGCCGGCGATGCGCGGCTCGTCCTCCTTGAGGTACTGCGCCGGGTGGTTGCAGATCTGCTTGAGCGAGGTCAGCAGCTTCACCACGAGACCGCGCCTTGACATGCCGTCGGCCTCCGCGATCGCCGCCAGCGTCTCCCGCACCACCGCCTCGTACAGCCCCGCCTGTTCGGGCGTCAGTGACACCGCGCGGTCCGTCTCCGTCTTCGGCGGCAGCTCCGGAGCGATGCCGGGATCCGACTTGCGCCGGCGCAGCAGGAACGGCCGCACCAGCGCGCCCAGCCGCTCGGCCGCCGCCGGGTCCCCGCCCTCCACCGCCCGCGCGTACCGGGTGCGGAACGTGCCGAGCCGCCCCAGCAGCCCCGGTGTCGTCCAGTCGAGGATCGCCCACAGCTCGGAGAGGTTGTTCTCCACCGGGGTGCCGGTCAGCGCCACCCGCGCCCCGGCGCCGATGGTGCGCAGCGCGCGGGCCGTCGCCGAGTACGGGTTCTTCACATGCTGCGCCTCGTCCGCGACGACCATGCCCCACCGCGCCGAGGCGAGCCTCGGCGCGTCCAGCCGCATCGTCCCGTACGTGGTGAGCACGAACCCGTTCTCCGGCAGGTCGTCCAGGGTGCGGGACGCGCCGTGGAAGCGGCGGACCGGGGTGCCGGGGGCGAACTTCTCGATCTCGCGCTGCCAGTTGCCCATCAGCGAGGTCGGGCAGACCACGAGCGTCGGCCCGGCGCCCCCTTCCAGGGTCTGGCGGTGCAGGTGCAGCGCGATCAGGGTGATGGTCTTGCCGAGCCCCATGTCGTCGGCGAGGCAGCCGCCCAGCCCGAGCGAGGTCATGGTGTGCAGCCAGTTCAGACCCCGGAGCTGATAGTCCCGCAGCGTGGCGGTGAGCGCCGCCGGCTGACCGACCGCCGGCTCCCCGTCCCCGTCCTGCCGGGCCGGGTCGGCGACGCGCTCGCGCAGCCGCTCCAGCCAGCCGGTGGCCCGGACCTCGACCCGCCGGCCGTCCACCTCGGCGGAACCGGTCAGCGCCGCGCCCAGCGCGTCGATCGGGGTGACCTTGCGGTCCTGCGTCTCCCGGGCCCGCCGCGCCTCGTCGGGATCGATGAGCACCCACTGGTCGCGCAGCCGCACCAGCGGTCGGCCCGCCTCGGCCAGCCGGTCCAGCTCCTCTCGGCTCAGCTGCTGGTCGCCCAGGGCGAACCACCAGTTGAAGGTCAGCAGGGCGTCGGGCGACAACAGCGGCGCGGCGTCCGACGCGGTCCGCGCGAGATCCCGGGGCGCGCCGCCCTCCGGCTCGTCGCCGTCCGGTCCGATCACCGCGCGCGCCGTGAGCCTGCGGGCGCTCAACTCCTTGGGCCAGTGGACCTGGACGCCCGTCGCGGCGAGCGCCCGCGCGGCGGGTCCGAGGAGTTCGGTGATCTCCTCGTCGGCCGGTTCCACCGCGTCCGGCACGGCCGCTGAGAGCAGCGGGGTGAGCGTCGGCCAGGCGCGGGCGGCCCGGCGCAGCATCAGCAGGGTGTCCATCCGGGCGCGCGGCCCGAACGCCTCCGCTGCCGGGCCACCGCCCGCCCACACCTCGGCGGCATCGGCGACCACGGCCGGATCGCTGACGCTGTGGATCTGCGGCACCACGCGGAACGAAGGCCCGGTTCCCGGTCCGTCGCCCCCTTCGAGCCCCGCCACCTCCACGCGCAGCGACAGCCGGACGCCCGCGTCGTGCCCGGCCGCCACATCGGCGGCCCAGGCGCGGTGCCCGGGCAGGCGCTGTGGCTCCCACGCGGTGAACGCCGGCCCGCCCGCGGCGAGCGGTGCGGCGGGGGTCCGGGGCAGGGAGTCGGCGACCGCGTCGAGGAACGCCCGTACATGGCGCTCCGGTTCGGGCAGCAGGAGCGGCCGGGCAGCCGCGTCGACGGGCACGGCGTGGGCGGTGGGCGGCATGGAGGCGGCCAGGGTGCGGACGCGCATCAGGTCGTCGGCGGTCAGCGGCCCGGACCGCCAGCTGTCGTGGTCCGTCGCGCTCAGCCCCGGAAGGAGCAGGCCCCGGGCGGCGAACTGCAGGGCGAGCAGCCCCGCCGCGCCCCAGAACGCCACGGCCGCCGAGGCGTGCGCCGCCGACCGCGCGCGCGTGAGGACGGGGAGCCCGTCGGCTACGGACAGGAGGCGCGCCGGCACCTCGTACGGCAGGGCGTCGGGGCCCGCGACCGTCAGCGTGCCGGTCTCGCCGGGGCCGTCGGGCGGGCTGCTGCCGTCGGGGTGCCAGAAGGCGAGGCGGCCGGTGCGGGAGGGATCCGAGGGCAGGAAGACCACCGAACAGCCGGCGAGCGCGGAGATTTCGGAGAGGGAAGCGGAGGAGGGGCGGTGCACAGCGATGTCAGAGTCCTCAAATTTGACTAGCCGACCGAGGTCGCCGAGGGTACCCCAACATCCGCATCCTGGGACCGTCGATGCGTGTGAGGTGTGCCACGCGGCGGTTAGGGGCGTAGTTGCGCGGTGCAGTCGGCCCCCCACTCAGAGAGGGTGCTGGCACCACCATGCCCCGGGTGGTGGCGCCATGGCTCCGAGCACCCCGCGAACCGTACGTTTCCTGAGGTCGGAGCGGATTCGAGACCGGAGACACCATGCCCCAGGCCACCCTTGCCGCAGCGGAACCCACGCGTGACGGCGCCCGAAGCCCAGGAAGCGACTTCGCGCCCCTGCTGCGCGACGTCAAGGCGCAAGGACTCCTCGAACGGCGCACCGGCTGGTACGCCGCAGGCATCACCGTCAACCTCCTCGCCCTGGCCGCCGTGGTCACCGGCATCGTCCTCCTGGGCAACACCTGGTGGGTGCTGCCGCTCGCCCTGCCCCTGGCGCTCCTCTGGGCCCGTACCTCATTCGTGGGGCACGACGCGGGGCACGCCCAGATAACCGGAAACCGGAAGGTGAGCCGTGCGCTCGGCCTCTTCCACGGCAACCTGCTGCTCGGCATGAATGAGGCGTGGTGGAACGACAAGCACGTACGCCACCACGCCAACCCCAACCACATCGACAAGGACCCCGACGTCGGTGTGGGCGCCCTGGTGTGGACCCAGAAGCAGGCCGCCCAGCGCGAGGGCTTCGCCCGCTGGCTCACGCGTAACCAGGCCCGCCTCTTCTTCCCGATGCTGCTCCTGGAAGGCATCGCCCTCAAGGTCTCCGGCTTCCAGTACCTGAAGCAACAGTCCCCGCGCGAGCGCGCCCTGTCCGGATTCCTGCTGATCGCGCACCTCGGCCTCTACGCCACCCTGCTCCTCACCGTCATGTCCCCGGGGAAGGCGGTCGTCTTCGCGCTCGTGCACCACGCGCTTTTCGGACTCCACCTCGGCATGGCCTTCGCCCCGAACCACAAGGGCATGGAGATGCCCGACCCCGACGGGGACCGCTGGGACCACCTGCGGCGCCAGGTCCTCACCTCGCGCAACGTACGCGGATCGGCCCTCACCGACTGGTTCCTCGGCGGCCTCAACTACCAGATCGAGCACCACCTCTTCCCGAGCATGCCCCGGCCGCACCTCCGCCTGGCCCAGCCCATGGTCAAGGCCCACTGCGAGGCCGTCGGCCTGCCGTACGCGGAGACCGGACTGATCGAGTCCTACCGGCAGGCGCTCACCCATATGCACGAGGTCGGTGCGCCGCTGCGGTGACCGGCCGCTCCGCGTACGAGGGAGCGGGAATCAGGAACCGATGAGGGCGCGCGGACGTTCTCACCATCAGAGGCGGCCACGGGCCGCGGAGGAGGTACGGACGATGTCGAACAGCGCCAAGGTTGCCATCGGGGGAGTCGTCGTCGCGGTCGTCCTGATGCCCTTCATCGGGTTCTGGCTGTCCCTGCTCGTGCTCGTCGGGGTTCCCGCGCTCGCGTATCTCGCCCTGGACCCCGCCCAGCGCCGAAGGCTCCGTAGGATCACACGCAAGGAGATCGGCCGCTGAGGGCCGGGCGCTGAGAGGGGTATCCGCTGTGAGTGGCACCGTGACCGCCGTCAGCAGGAACGAGACCTACAGCTTCACCAAGCCGAACCGCGACAGC
Proteins encoded in this window:
- a CDS encoding benzoate/H(+) symporter BenE family transporter, with the protein product MSALTRIRSAAPPSAVAAGVIAVMVGVTSSAALVFTAAKAAGADAREISSWMLALGVGLACTCAGLSLRHRAPVVTAWSTPGAALLTTGLSGVSMAQAVGAFIFSALLIVVSGVTGWFARAMNRIPVPLAAALLAGVLLRFGTGLFSTMHHSFAVAFPMFVVYLLGRRLLPRYAVLLALASGVVATLFTGGWRTGEVRLSLATPVFTAPEFDWKVLISVGAPLFVVTMASQNLPGVAVLRGSGYDVPVSPLMTWTGAANAVLAPFGAFGLNLAAITAAICTGDEAHPDRDKRYLAAVWAGFFYLCVGLLGATVASLLTAMPHELVMAVAGIGLLATIESSLASALADKASREAAAVTFLATASGVTLLGIGSAFWGLLAGLVTSAIATVGRPRREEPAPEPRPAEVPVR
- a CDS encoding helix-turn-helix domain-containing protein: MGLNEDVGRRLRALRHGMDVSLSELSRRSGVGKGTLSELESGRRNPTLETLYALTTALGRPLSAVLSDPLPDGAPSGQPAGVSGSAVTAVLIERYEDGEAVTDVFRVTIRAGAVQESEAHVPGTSESLMVLAGTAVVGRPDDLSAVGPGASARWRADVPHVYSAPDGDVQGILFVRCPVSPRREG
- a CDS encoding N-acetylmuramoyl-L-alanine amidase translates to MERRRILQGAAVAAVGALLPPSVRAAAATTGATDYPAGHWVPASTSNYTVSSRPSAYPVQYVIIHVTQETFSKTVSIFQNPAKQVSAHYVVRSGDGYVNQMVREKDVAWHAGNWDYNTRSIGIEHEGWVDQPAYFTDSMYEQSALLTANICDRYKIPKDRAHILGHVEVPGTDHTDPGPNWDWVRYIRLVNLLGAG
- a CDS encoding SWIM zinc finger family protein, whose amino-acid sequence is MSDGYEAEEFTDGGDGREDGVAAQERTFAALPPAPGRGFAASWWGKAWLKALEDTALDLRQLKAGRRVAREGGVGAVSVRPGRITAVVRERDGSTYRSDVLLQELDEQEWDRFLGMATERTGHIAALLDREMPPHLVEDASAAGMDLLPGIGDLEPRCTCEAWDHCPHTAALCYQVARLLDQDPFVLLLMRGRGERMLLDGLQERIAATAGAPDATAEAEEPVPDPGVSGVPAEQAYAAGSILPALPAPPELPGEPGAAPSLDTETDPEAGVDPTALEMLARDAAARAYRMFADALTPGHEGRPVPEALTVRQDAVRLAADARPEPWIVHRLASGAGRTRAGLPAAAAAWRYGGATALAVLDEDRPLDGEALARARTRLAEAWEEDEAPRLRAERNRWTSADGGLQLRYGPDGRWYPYRKENGQWFPAGPSDDDPAAAWAEAQGV
- a CDS encoding DEAD/DEAH box helicase, with protein sequence MHRPSSASLSEISALAGCSVVFLPSDPSRTGRLAFWHPDGSSPPDGPGETGTLTVAGPDALPYEVPARLLSVADGLPVLTRARSAAHASAAVAFWGAAGLLALQFAARGLLLPGLSATDHDSWRSGPLTADDLMRVRTLAASMPPTAHAVPVDAAARPLLLPEPERHVRAFLDAVADSLPRTPAAPLAAGGPAFTAWEPQRLPGHRAWAADVAAGHDAGVRLSLRVEVAGLEGGDGPGTGPSFRVVPQIHSVSDPAVVADAAEVWAGGGPAAEAFGPRARMDTLLMLRRAARAWPTLTPLLSAAVPDAVEPADEEITELLGPAARALAATGVQVHWPKELSARRLTARAVIGPDGDEPEGGAPRDLARTASDAAPLLSPDALLTFNWWFALGDQQLSREELDRLAEAGRPLVRLRDQWVLIDPDEARRARETQDRKVTPIDALGAALTGSAEVDGRRVEVRATGWLERLRERVADPARQDGDGEPAVGQPAALTATLRDYQLRGLNWLHTMTSLGLGGCLADDMGLGKTITLIALHLHRQTLEGGAGPTLVVCPTSLMGNWQREIEKFAPGTPVRRFHGASRTLDDLPENGFVLTTYGTMRLDAPRLASARWGMVVADEAQHVKNPYSATARALRTIGAGARVALTGTPVENNLSELWAILDWTTPGLLGRLGTFRTRYARAVEGGDPAAAERLGALVRPFLLRRRKSDPGIAPELPPKTETDRAVSLTPEQAGLYEAVVRETLAAIAEADGMSRRGLVVKLLTSLKQICNHPAQYLKEDEPRIAGRSGKLELLDELLDTIVAEGAGVLVFTQYVGMARLLERHLAARGIGTQFLHGGTPVAAREEMVNRFQAGEAPVFLLSLKAAGTGLNLTRAGHVVHFDRWWNPAVEAQATDRAYRIGQTQPVQVHRLIAEGTIEDRIADMLARKQGLADAVLGSGESALTELSDAELADLVELRGGTR
- a CDS encoding fatty acid desaturase family protein; this translates as MPQATLAAAEPTRDGARSPGSDFAPLLRDVKAQGLLERRTGWYAAGITVNLLALAAVVTGIVLLGNTWWVLPLALPLALLWARTSFVGHDAGHAQITGNRKVSRALGLFHGNLLLGMNEAWWNDKHVRHHANPNHIDKDPDVGVGALVWTQKQAAQREGFARWLTRNQARLFFPMLLLEGIALKVSGFQYLKQQSPRERALSGFLLIAHLGLYATLLLTVMSPGKAVVFALVHHALFGLHLGMAFAPNHKGMEMPDPDGDRWDHLRRQVLTSRNVRGSALTDWFLGGLNYQIEHHLFPSMPRPHLRLAQPMVKAHCEAVGLPYAETGLIESYRQALTHMHEVGAPLR